A genomic stretch from Mus pahari chromosome 6, PAHARI_EIJ_v1.1, whole genome shotgun sequence includes:
- the Spsb1 gene encoding SPRY domain-containing SOCS box protein 1: protein MGQKVTGGIKTVDMRDPTYRPLKQELQGLDYCKPTRLDLLLDMPPVSYDVQLLHSWNNNDRSLNVFVKEDDKLIFHRHPVAQSTDAIRGKVGYTRGLHVWQITWAMRQRGTHAVVGVATADAPLHSVGYTTLVGNNHESWGWDLGRNRLYHDGKNQPSKTYPAFLEPDETFIVPDSFLVALDMDDGTLSFIVDGQYMGVAFRGLKGKKLYPVVSAVWGHCEIRMRYLNGLDPEPLPLMDLCRRSVRLALGKERLGAIPALPLPASLKAYLLYQ, encoded by the exons ATGGGTCAGAAGGTCACGGGAGGGATCAAGACTGTGGACATGCGGGACCCCACATACCGACCTCTGAAGCAGGAACTCCAGGGACTGGATTATTGCAAGCCCACCCGGCTGGACCTGCTGCTCGACATGCCCCCCGTGTCCTACGACGTCCAGCTGCTCCACTCCTGGAACAATAACGACCGTTCGCTCAATGTCTTCGTGAAGGAAGATGACAAGTTGATCTTTCACCGGCATCCGGTGGCCCAGAGCACAGACGCCATCAGGGGCAAAGTCGGGTACACACGTGGACTGCACGTATGGCAGATCACATGGGCCATGAGGCAACGAGGCACGCATGCCGTGGTGGGGGTGGCCACAGCAGATGCCCCTTTGCACTCTGTTGGGTACACAACCCTTGTAGGAAATAACCATGAATCCTGGGGCTGGGACCTGGGGCGTAACCGTCTCTACCACGACGGCAAGAACCAGCCAAGTAAAACATACCCAGCCTTTCTGGAGCCAGACGAGACATTCATTGTCCCCGACTCCTTTCTCGTGGCCCTGGACATGGATGATGGGACCTTAAGTTTCATCGTGGATGGACAGTACATGGGAGTGGCTTTCCGGGGACTCAAGGGTAAAAAGCTGTATCCTGTAGTGAGTGCCGTCTGGGGCCACTGTGAGATCCGCATGCGCTACTTGAACGGACTGGATC CTGAGCCCCTGCCACTCATGGACCTGTGCCGGCGTTCGGTGCGCCTAGCGCTGGGAAAGGAGCGCCTGGGTGCCATCCCGGCTCTGCCGCTACCTGCCtccctcaaagcctacctcctcTACCAGTGA